gcatcttgctatgccgttctgtacggACCACTTAAACTTCAACTTCTTTATGTATATTCTTTATGCCTTTAcatcttgtgtgtgtataaggtagtagttgtggatatTGTTAGGTAGATttcttgttggttattactgcattgtggaCTAGAAGCACATAGCATTTTTGCTAGCAtcggcattaacatctgctacctGTGTATGTgataataatttgatttgatttgaattgttgTCTACTGAATTTAGCTGTTGACCTACTGTATTGTAGGTGTTGACCTCTGTACTGTTTACCTCCTGTATTGTACTTTGACGACTGTACTGTTTACCCTACTGTATTGTACTTTTGACTTACTGAATTGTACTGTTTGACCGTACTGTATTGGTCTGTGACCTCTGTAAGCTGTTTTACCTACTGTATTGTAGCTTTTGACCTCTGTAGCTGTTTACGCGTACTGTATTGTAGTTTTGACTAATGTCTGGTTTACCCTACTGGTATTGTTGCTTTTGACTACTGTACTGTTTTACTACTGTTATTGTCTTTTGACCTACTGTACTGTTTACCTACTATATTGTACTGTTGCCTACGTCTACTGTACTGTTTGACCTACTGTACTGTTGTCTACTGAATTGTACTGTTTGACTACTGTTTGTACTGTTTGACTACTGTTACTGTATTTTGACTATGTAGCTGTTttactactgtattgtactttTGACGCTACTGGTACTGTTTACTATGTATTGTACTTTTGTACTACTGGTTGTTTACCTATGTATTGTACTGTTGActcttctactgtactgttgaccTACTGTACTTGTTTACCTACTGTATTGTACTTTTGACTACTGTTGTTTAccttactgtattgtactgtttgACTACTCTTACTGACTGTTTGGACCTTTTTAATTTGACAACTGAATATATTCATCCTGTTTGACTACAGTATATTCTATTGTCCTGTTTGACCTACAGGTAATTGTAATTGTACTGTTGACTTATTCAGTATATTCTATGTCTGTTGACCTACTCCTGTACTGTTGGAATACTTACTGGTAGCTGGTTGACCTACTGTACTGTTAACCTACCTTTTGTAGCGTTGACCTACTGTACTGTTGACTTACTGGTACTGTTGACCTCCTTATTGTACTGTTGACCTACTGTATTTGTAACTGTTTCTTTTTCATTTTGACCAACTGAACTCATAGTTCCTCCTGTTGACGCTACAGTATTTGTTATTGTACTGttgacctacagtatattgtattgtactgttgacctacagtatattgtattgtactgttggCAGGTttgcacagggatgctggtccatgttgactccaatgtttcccacaggtgtcaagtttgctggatgtcctttgggtgggggaccattcttgatacacacgggaaccttttttttttctcccaattttatGGTGTCCacttggtagtagttacagtcttgtctcatcgttgcaactcccgtacggactcaggagaggcgaaggtcgagagccgtgcgtcctccgaaacacaacctaaccaagctgcactgcttcttgacacaatgcccatccaacccggaagccagctgcaccaatgtgtcggaggaaacaccgtacacctggtgacctggtcagcacgcactgcgcccggcccgccacaggagtcgctagtgcgcgatgagacaaggatatccctgccggccaaaccctctctaacccggatgacgctgggccaattgtgcgtcgccccatgggcctcccggtcgcggccggctgcgacagagcctgggctcgaacccagaatctctggtggcacagctagcactgcgatgccttagaccactgcgccacctgggaggcccTGGGAAACCaagcagggttgcagttcttgacacactcaaaccggtgcgcctgtcacctactaccgtaccccgttcaaaagcacttaaatcttttgtcttgcccattcaccctctgaatggcacacatacacaatccatgtctcaattgtcttgagGTTtgcaaatccttctttaatctgtctcctccctttcatctcaaatcaaattgtattggtcacatacacatggttagcagatgttattgcgagtgatTGGAGTGGATtgaacaagtaacatcaataagggatcatagctttcacttggattgacctcgtcagtctatatcatggaaagttttctttatgttttgtttactcagtgTGTGTCgaaaagcaaaatatattttgtactcATTTTTGTGTAAATATGCTTTCCAAACTCATAGTCTAAGAAAGTAGTGAGGTTATTGGTTCAGTTTGACATAAAGTGAAGGATTTTAAAACATCCTAAGTCTTTTGCTTTATGTTGAGGACCTGTGTCAGGCGCTAGTTCAGGACATGAATGAGAAAAAGGAGGATATGTGAGCAGACATTCAGAtgggtttttactttatttataaaGGTACTTTTTGCTTCATCTGAGCCACTCACCACTTACAATCAACATATTAAATGAGTGTATTTTCCACTCCATCTACCTTAACTTCAGCTTTCACTTTCATTGTATATATCTGCAAGACCACCAAACAccttctgtctgtgtatgtgggtAGTATGGAAGGGGGGGGAGATGATGTTTAAGGTCGTATATATAGAGAGGAGAAACCTGCAGTCTCTCAAATCATAGATCTCTGCACAGTCCCCACCACATGTACCTttacctcctcatcctcctccacctcctttccTCTGCTGGTGAGTTTGATCTAATACATTATATATCTATGAAGAACCAGCTAGTAAAGAAGGTACAGTGATACTACTTTCTTCAAGAACCAGGCAGTAAAGAGGAGAATAGCTGATTATTCTCTACAAAGACCAGCTAGTAAAGAAGGTATAGATGATTATTCTCTGTATAAAGACGCGCCAGCTTGTAAGAGAAGCAGATAGCACGCTTGATTATTCTCTACAAAGAACCAGCTAGTAAAGAAGGTATAGCAGATTATTCTCTATATATAATCACTTGGCAGCAGACAGCAAAGGAGGTAACTATTTgttaaccaaattgaacacaaATGATGTAGTTTTTTTGCTCCTTGTGTGTCCCAGAAGACATAGTTAACATGAtatcctctttcccctccttccaAGGCGCCTCTGAGAGTGGTATTGTGGGTGGTAAGATAGCTAAGCCCCACTCTAGGCCCTATATGGTCTCTCTGCAACACAGAGGATATCGTGTTTGTGGAGGACTGCTCATCCGAGAGGACTTTGTCCTGACTTCAGCACACTGCTTGAAAGGGTGAGTCAACAACGAATACAAACGCATGGTGTTACATGTCTCTCGAGGGGCATCTATGAGTAATAACTCTATGTTGACTGTCTTGTGGTATAATGTTGACTTGTTTCGATTTGTTTTTTAGTTCTTATCCTTTAACGGTGGTCCTTGGAGCTCACAACCTAAccaaagaagagaagaagagtcgGCAAGAGAGGAAAGTGTCACATTACCATCGACATCCCTTACATCAGAATATAACTCAGTTAAGTTACGACATCATGCTACTGAAGGTAtgtctcctttctcttttctctattcttaatgttttttttttgttaggaTGGTAAACTCACTAATATTACTTTATCATACACAATGTCCTGCTTACAGACATCAACAACATTAATATCTGTCTAGTGAGCCACTTTTTGGCTTTTTGTTCCACCTTAGCTGGTTAAGTGATGCTTattgatattacatttacatgtaccttaccccccccccccatttcatcCACTACATCCACCCATTTCATccactatccactatccactaCTACCTGTTTTTAAGTGGTTCGTTAGAATCTAATCCACAGAATGTTTATCTTTTACAGTTACATACCAACGCCACTCTGAACGAGTATGTGAAGGTCATTGGACTACCCGATAAAGACAAACGTATCCCAGCCAGAACCAAGTGCTCTGTCGCTGGCTGGGGCAAGACTAAACCAGACAAAACATCTGGCCCTGCAGATGTTTTGATGGAAGTTGAAGTCACGATGCAGTTCAACTTTGAATGCGGAAATAAGTTGAAAGATTCCTTTATAAGTAGCCAAATGATATGCACTGAAGATGGACAGAAAGGCTTTTGTGAGGTAAATAACAAACATTTGAATCAAATAATTTGACGAGTACAGTTTGAAACAACACGGAATGATAGTTGTTAGTTAGTTGGAAAAAGATGAGCTCTCCTTTTTCCTGTTCCTGTTCCAGCAGTACAATACACTACTTCCTCTCTAATTCTTGTTTTTATGCGACTTTTCCCAGGGAGATTCAGGTGGACCTATTATTTGCAAGAACAAGAACGTGGCACAGGGTATTGTTGCTTTTTTTGGTAATCACCTGAAATGTGATGATCGTAAGTTCCCCCGTGTGTACATGAACATTTCCTTCTTTAAGTCCTGGATTGAAGAGGTGATTAATGGatagctttaaaaaatatatatattaaaaaataatgcATGCATAAATAGATATATCATAAATGCATAACATGTTGTGTatgaatatacaggtaactgttaaaatagtggaaacgcttgagtaaatgagggatacaaatgaTTTTGAAACATacgcttccacacaggtgtgatggaatatcttgtggaagaatgatgtcacatccttccaatagagttccagacacttgtagaatctatgccaaggttcattgaagttgttctggctcgtggtgaccCAAcaacctattaagacactttatgttggcaaTTACCTGTCCTTGTCTGCTTAATAAGGCACATTGCATATtctatcttttattttatttcaattttgaTTGGTGGAGCTGTACAGTAATGGCATGTCCCACAttctctgttgttttttttaatcaattactgCTTTTACTACaatgaaatgtaatgttttcTAAAGCCAAATCTTTGTGACACAGTGGTTAATATTTTACATGTGGAACcgatatgttatttttttttaaatacattcatgTACTTCAGTATAAtattttcaataaaatgttttgtatttgttaATTAACTAGTGATTTTTAAAATATTGTCAATGCTTAGTCATTGTGTGCATCAATCCTTTCACTTACCCCTATACACTTCTGAATTAAATGCCACAAACATCCATATAATTTCCCAAAGCACACCACTTAGTCTGGGAAAATGTAACAGAATGCAGAGTCTCTTGGTGAAATTGATTAGTCTACTAATCCATACAATGAAGCGTGAAAAGATTCATCTTCTGAAGTCAGACGAATGGGATCTGACAATAAGGTAAGGACAGTTCAAATGTAATATCCAGGGTAGACTTCTTTAGACTGTAAATCCAGGGGTGGACTTCATTAGACTGTAAATCCAGAGGTAGACTTCATTAAGATCTGTAAATCAAGGGATGGACTTATTAGACTGTAATGCCAGAAGGTAGACATATTAAGACTGTAAATCCAGAGGGTAGACTTCATTAGCTGTAATCAGGGGTTGGACTTTCTTTAGACTGTAAATCCAGAGGTTAGTAGACTGTATTAGACATGTAGCATCCAGGGGTAAGCTTCATTCAGACTGTCAATCCAggaggtggactttatttagtaCCTGTAAACTAGGGGTGGACTTTATTGACTGTAAATCAACAGGGTAGAACTTCATTGACTGTAAATCCAGGGTGGCACTTTTATTAGACTGTAAATCCAGGAGGTAGACTTCATAGACTGAATCAGGCGATAAACTTCATTAGAACTGTTTCATATTTATGCCCATTACTCTTTTATTAAGTCTTGCAGTAGATTGTCAAGCTGATTTAAGACAAAActttaactcggccactcaggaaatcaaagtcttcttggtaagcactCCCGTATAGATTTGgaattgtgttttatgttgttgtccaggtgaaaggtgaattcatctccagtTCTNNNNNNNNNNNNNNNNNNNNNNNNNTTAAAGTCTTGCAGTAGATTGTCAAGCTGATTAAGACAAAActttaactcggccactcaggaacatccaaagtcttcttggtaagcaactcccgtATAGATTTGGAATTGTGTTTTATTGTTGTCCaggtgaaaggtgaattcatctccagtctgttggaaagcagactgaaccaggtttcgtCTAGAATGTTGCGTGTGCTGAACACATTTAGGCTTTCCTTTATTAACAAAGGTGATGAAGACTCATTGATTCAAGACATATCAGCTTTAAAATGTTATTCATTTCTAAAATTCAACAAACACAATctcactttgacatcatggggtatgtgtgtaggccagtgacacaatattCAATCTATTTAAAATGCAGGCTGAAATACAGCAATATGACATTGATGACTGTATGGACtttgaccctgtgtgtgtgtgtgtgtgtgtggtgtgtgtgtgtgtgtgtgtgtgtgtgtgtgtgtgtgtgtgttgtgtgtgtgtgtgtgtgtgtgtggcgtgcctCTTCTGTTCACTGAAACTTGTCATATATGTCTACCTCACACTAGTTATTGAGAAACCACCATCCACCTCTGTGCTCTTCCTGTTTTTGTTCTAGAACCAACACCGTCTCAGAAATAGACCCTAAAACCACACAGCTCCACATGGTCTCTGTTGCTAGGCAATACACTCCAGGAAACAACTTTACGGTGACATTTGCAGGTCTTGCATGCTGTTTCTCACCTTCTcacatcctctcctctgtgtttctGTGGTTTTGGTGTTTtcatgtcctgtcctgtcctgttgttGCCTGCAGGTACCACAACCTCAAACCAACTACATCCACCATCTCAAACTGCTGGGCTAGACCTTCACCCTCAGGGTTCTACTGCTGGCCAGACTTCACCTCAGGGTTCTACTGCTGGGCCAGACCTTCAACCCCAAGGTTCTACTGCTGGCCAGACCTTCACACCTCAGGTTCTACTGCTGGCCAGACCTTCACCCTCAGGGTTCTACTGCTGGGCCAGACCTTCACCCCCAAGGTTCTACTGCTGGGCCAGACTTCACCCTCATTTTTACTCCTGGGCCAGCCTCACCCTCAGGGTTCTACTGCTGGGCCAGACCTTCACACTGAGGGTTCTACTGCTGGGCCAGACCTTCACACTCAGGGTTCTACTGCTGGGCCAGACCTTCACCCTCAGGGTTCTACTGCTGGGCCAGAACTTCACCCTCAGGATTCTACTGCTGGGCCAGACCTTCACACTCAGGGTTCTACTACTGGGCCAGACCTTCACCCTCAGGGTTCTACTACTGGGCCAGACCTTCACCCCAGAGGCTGGACTTGCAGCGTGTCAAGCGTCAACAACCAGGTTCTATTCTAGTGCCTGGCTACGCTGATGCTCATTGAcccgtgcgagcagtgtgggtgcaatgattgaataacatgtatgtgtaaatgtattttgcaacggtCGTGCACGCGACACGGGCAGTGTGGTCAGCATCTAAGGCTGATTCTTGCTGTTGGTGCCTGACATTGtcaaaaaatgacaaaaatgtgtcaGGAGTCTGGAGTCTCAGGTTGTAGAGTGGTATTTTGATCTTCCCATAATGTTTTGGAACAAACAACTCAAATGGCGAGGAGCTGAGAAAAGTACATCCTCTCACGTCCACCGAGCCGCTCGgatatgattctataaggaaataaatgattaaTTGCAattctggagagatgagagttgatCTGTGAGAGATAAAGGTGAGCTTCTCACGTAGCCATGGCAACACATGGTCTTAAATATAGCTTACAATGTTACGCAAATCATAAGCCCAGGCCAACCCAACCCAAATCAACTCTTAAAATATCAGGCCCAGGTAGTAAATCTAATTAACGAAAAGGCAACTCAAATTAACTGTGATCTCCTTTATTCAAATGTTTACATTGTAAAATGTGACTATTACTTTTCATGCCACAAGAGGTGTGAAAAGAGAGATCCGGCCAAATAGGTTCCTGAACGAAACAGAGAGGTACCGGATCCAGCCAAATAGGTTCCTGAATGAAacagcatggtcctagggctcaggtcctccgagagggagaaagaaagaaagaaagaaagaaagaaagaaagaaaggagagaattagagagagcatactcatattcacacaggacaccggaaaagacaggagaaatactccagatataacagactgaccctagccccccgacacatataCTCCTGCagtataaatactggaggctgagacaggaggggtcaggagatactgtggccccatctgatgatacccccagacaaggccaaacaggcaggatataaccccacccactttgccaaaacacagcccccacaccactagagggatatcttcaactaccaacttaccatcctgagacaaggccgagtatagcccacaaagatctccgccacggcacaacccaaggggggcgccaatccagacaggaagaccacgtcagtgactcaacccactcaagtgacacacccctcctagggacggcatgaaagagcaccagtaagccagtgactcagcccctttaatagggttagaggcagagaatcccagtggagagaggggaaccggccaggcagagacagcaagggctgttcgttgctccagagcctttccgttcaccttcacactcctgggccagactacactcaatcataggacctactgaagagatgagtcttcaataaagacttaaaggttgagaccgagtctgcgtctcttacataggtaggcagaccattccataaaaatgctctataggagaaagccctggctccagctgtttgcttagaaattctagggacaattaggaggcctgcgtcttgtgaccatagcgtatgtgtaggtatgtacgacatgaccaaatcggaaagataggtaggagcaagcccatgtaatgcattgtaggttagcagtaaaaccttgaaatcagcccttgccttaacaggaagccagtgtagggaggctaacactggagtaatatgctattttttttttggttctagtcaggattctagcagccgtatttagcactaacaagtttatttagtgctttatccgggtatccggaaagtagagcattacagtagtctaacctagaagtaacaaaagcatgatcatttttctgcatcatttttggacagaaagtttctgatttttgcaatgttacgtaaatggaaaaaagctgtccttgaaacagtgttGATATGTTCTTCAAAATAGagttcagggtccagagtaacgccgaggtccttcacagttttatttgagacgactgtacaaccatcaagattaattgtcagattcaacataagtctctttgtttctttggacctagaacaagcatctctgtctTGTCcgagcgtcccacctcgacaatttctagtgaaattgcagggcgccaaattcaaaacaacataaatcccataattaaaattcctcaaacatacaattaccattttaaagataaacttgtaaATCCatccacagtgtccgatttcaaaaaggctttactgcgaaagcacaccatgcgattatgttaggtcagcacctagtcagttgaaaaccatacagccattttccagccaaggagagtgtcacaaaagtcagatatagcattaaaattaatcacttacctttgatgatcttcatctggtggcactcccaggtctccatgttagacaataaatgttagtttatttcgataatgtccctctttatgaccaaaaaactcctttttgtttgcgtgttttgtccagtaatccgaatgctgAAGTTGCGTGCACTAAATCCAGATGAAAAGTCCAAAAAAGgccaataaaagttagtagaatcaTGCCAaaagatgtttaaaatcaatcctccgcttgtttttgtcataaataatcaataatattttaaCCAGACAAAATCTTCGTCAATAGAAAAAGAGAAACAAGAAAGAcgcgttcccgatcaggcgcatgatgtctggaaatttccactggccactgattgaaaagTGCTGTATCTAcctaatttttcagagtaaagcTGTTATTTTAACAGTTCTGAAACAATGCCAAAAGACTGGCCACTTGTAGAAGAAGCCAtagagctcgtgaactgggtcctaaattttgtatggtggataggctttcaatggaaaaacagcctttcagaataatagtacttcctagttggattttcctcgggttttcgcctgccatatcagttctgttatactcacagacattattttaacagttctcgaaaccttagagtgttttctatccaaatatactaataatatgcatatcctatcttctgggccagagtagcaggcagtttaatttgggcagcttttcatccaaaattccgaatgctgcccactaccctagtgaagttaaaagtagaacgtttgcagccatccacttccttatgtctgaaacacaggcttccagcgagggcagttttggggcttcaccatgtttcattgaaatgtacagctgtgtgtcatctgcatagcagtgaaagttaacattatgttttcgaatgacatcaccaagaggtaaaatatatagtgaaaacaatagggatcataaaacggaaccttgagaaatcaccgaaatttacagttgatttgtcagaggacaaaccattcacagagacaaactgatatctttccgacagataagatctaaatcaggctagaacttgtctgtgtagaccaatttggcttaccaatctctccaaaagaatgtggtgatcgatggtatcgaaagcagcactaaggtctaggagcacgaggacagatgcagagcctcggtctgacgccattaaaaggtaatttaccaccacaagtgcagtctcagtgctatgatggggtctaaaatcagactgaagcattttgtatacattgtttgtgtcacgaatcccgtttcctgagtctgtttttttgcctgtgttctgtcctggagtgttttttccggcgtcctggaacgcaccctgtctggttgccgggcaatGTAGCCAGTTGGGAGagttctgattacccgcacctgtatcccatcagctatctgcacacctggtcctgatcatcatctctcctcttcttaatcccggacctgacatccattccctgccggatcgttagccatgaacagtatgttgtgcccaCGAACCAGCCTCCagttgatagagtttgttttgttttggtttgttgttttgtacgtcttgcttgcctttaacttacctccgtttgttctgtCTACAGCCATTCACCCGGAACCCATATCCCATCCCTGTCTGCTCGTCGCCAGTTTTTGTTTATCCCTTGGATCTGCCTATCCACTCCCATCAAcacacctccgctgcccgctccgccaccTGGAACTATCTACCTCCACGTTCTCATTTATTAATAAATACTCACCATCTTCATActcaccttgtcctggtctgcttctgggtcctATTTTGGTAAACCCTGAcagtttgtcttcaggaaggcagtgagttgctgttcAACAGCTTtatctaacatttttgagaggaatgggagattcaatataggccgatagtttttttatattttctgggtcaaggtttggctttttcaagagaggctttattaatgccacttttagtgagtttggtgcacatccggtggatagagagacatttattatgttcaacataggagggccaagcacaggaagcagctctttcagtagtttagttggaatagggtccattatgcagcttgaaggtttagaggccatgattattttcatcattgtgtcaagagatatagtactaaaacacttgagtgtctcccttgatcctaggtcctggtagagttgtgcagactcagaacaactgagctttggaggaataggcagatttaaagaggagtccgtaatttgctttctaatgattatgatcttttcctcaaagaagttcatgaatgtattactgctgaagagaaagccatcctctcttggggaatcctgctttttagttagctttgcgacagtatcaaaaatacatttcgtaTTGTTCtaattttcctcaattaagttggaaaaataggatgatcgagcagcagtgagggctcttcgatactgcacggtactttctttccaagctagtcgaaagacttccagtttggtgtggcgccatttccgttccaattttctggaagcttgcttcagagctcgggtattttctgtataccagggaggtAGTtccttatgacaaatgtttttagtttttaggggcgCAACTgtatctagggtattgcgcaaggttaaattgagttcctcagttaggtggttaactgatttttgacGTCCTTCGGAAGGCAGAGggtgtctggaagggcatcaaggactCTTTGCTTGTCAttaatgaacattttgaacatgttctgttataatctccacccggcacagccagaagaggactggccacccctcatagcctaggTTTCtacctaggttttggcctttctagggagtttttcctagccaccgtgcttctacacctgcattgcttgctgtttggggttttaggctgggtttctgtacagcacttcgagatattagctgatgtacgaagggctatataaaataaacttgattgattgattgatttgggttgtctgagaatttatagcacgacttttgatgctccttggttggggtctgagcagattatttgttgcgattgcaaacgtaataaaatggtggtccgatagtccaggattatgaggaaaaacattaagatcaacaacatttattccatgggacaaaactaggtccagaatATGACTGTGGCATTGtttaggtccggagacatgttggacaaaacccactaaGTTGATGATGACTCCGAAAgcattttggagtgggtctgtggacttttccatgtgaatattaaattcaccacaaatgtgaatattatatgctatgactacaaggtccgataggaattcagggaactcagtgaggaacgttatacactgctcaaaaaaattaagggaacacttaaacaacacaatgtaactccaagtcaatcaccattctgtgaaatcaaactgtccacttaggaagcaacactgattgacaataaatttcacatgctgttgtgcaaatggaatagacaaaagtatATAAAGATTATAGCACAATCAATCACCCCGCATATAATTTATATGTTTCTGCAGTTGCATCATCGTCTCCTTTATGACACCATACCACTTCATATATTATTCCTTAATTCTACCTTTCTACCTTTTTCTATTCACTTCTTATTATATGACTGTCCCTCTGATCTCCTGAACACAACAACAGGAACATAAAAAAC
This sequence is a window from Salvelinus sp. IW2-2015 unplaced genomic scaffold, ASM291031v2 Un_scaffold1915, whole genome shotgun sequence. Protein-coding genes within it:
- the LOC112072405 gene encoding granzyme B-like, with the translated sequence MYLYLLILLHLLSSAGASESGIVGGKIAKPHSRPYMVSLQHRGYRVCGGLLIREDFVLTSAHCLKGSYPLTVVLGAHNLTKEEKKSRQERKVSHYHRHPLHQNITQLSYDIMLLKLHTNATLNEYVKVIGLPDKDKRIPARTKCSVAGWGKTKPDKTSGPADVLMEVEVTMQFNFECGNKLKDSFISSQMICTEDGQKGFCEGDSGGPIICKNKNVAQGIVAFFGNHLKCDDRKFPRVYMNISFFKSWIEEVING